The Terriglobales bacterium genome contains the following window.
ACCGGAACGGACGTGGCCATGGAGAGCGGATCGATCACGTTAGTGAAGGGCGACTTACGCGGAATTTTGCGCGCTCGCCGGCTGAGCCAGGCCACGCTTCGCAATATCCGGCAAAATTTATTTTTTGCATTTGTTTATAACGCTCTGGGAATACCCATCGCTGCCGGTGTGCTGTATCCCTTCTTGGGAATCTTGCTCAATCCCATGATCGCTGCTGCAGCCATGAGCTTCAGCTCGGTGAGTGTGATTACCAACTCGCTGCGGCTGCGAAGGCTACAGCTGTGATTTACCGCTGAGACGCGGAGGTTCGTGGAGGTACCCTGAATCGTCAGGGCAGCTCATGGTTCAAAGGAGGGCAGCGTGCAGTTGTATCCATATCTGACATTCGACGGAGAGTGCGAAGCGGCCTTTAAGTTCTACGAGGAGTGTCTACGCGGCAGGACCATCTTCATGGTGACGTATGAGAATACTCCCATGGACCTGCAAGCGCCGCCTGATTGGCGAAAGAAGATCAGCCACGCCACGTTCGCTCTTGCCGAGTTCATGTTTTACGGCGCAGACGCGTTGCCTGGACACTATCAGAAACCGCAGGGCTTCGCGCTACAGCTCAATCTTAGTAATGCAGTGGAAGCCGAGCGCATCTTCAATGCCCTGGCAAAAAACGGAATGGTTCAAATGCCGCTGCAGGAAACATTTTGGGCGCTTCGTTTCGGCGTACTCGTTGACCAATTTGGAATCCAATGGCACATCAACTGCGAGAAGCCGGCCTGACCGCTCTGTGCATCCAGTAAAAGCGCAGTGTTTTCCGCAACCGGCTAGAGTTGCTTCAGGTATTCCATGATTTCAGGCTTGGTCCATTCGACGGGGCCAATGAATTTGCGGCGGATCACGCCTTGGGTATCAATAATGAAGGTCTCAGGATATCCATCGGTTTTGTACAGTTTTGTAGTTCCGTAGAGGGTGCTGGCGTTCGGTTCTTCCGGATTGCTGTTGGTAACTGGATCGCGGACCGTAAGCAGATTGACGTTGTACTGGCGCAGGAATCGGTGGTAGGTGTCCGGGTCCTGATCTACACTGACCGCGAGCACGTTGACCCGGTCTTTCAATTGCGACTGCATCGCGACCAGCGATGGCACCTCCTCAACGCACGGCGGACACCAGGTAGCCCAAAAGTTCAATACGATCACCTTACCGTGTAAATCATGCAAAGAAACGGTTCGGTCAGAATCCTTCACGGTAAAATCGGGCGCGCGCTTGCCCACCAGATTAGGTTCCGAGCCACGATCACAGCCACAGGCCAGCAGAAACGCAAGCAGCAGGCCCATCCAGCATGTCCTCTTCTTCAGCGTAACGTGCATAGTTCGTATAATAAAAGGTTCCACCATGATTGTACGTTGTGTTGTTGGTTTGGCAGTACGCAAGGTGACCGCGAAAATTTTATAGTCTTTCCGGCCCCTCGGACAATCTATTCCATGAGGGCCGGAACCAATGTTCCCGGAGCGATGAATGGTTTATTTGACGCGACGAACTGAATTCTCTGCCTCGCATTATTATCACAATCCGGAATTTTCTGCCGAAGAAAACCGCCGTATCTTCGGCAAGTGTAATAACCCTCATGGACACGGGCATAACTATACGCTGGAAGTTACCGTGAAGGGCGAGATTGATTCCAAGTCAGGTTTTGTTGTGGACCTGAAGCAGTTGAAAGACATAATGAACCGCGAGGTGATTGATGCGCTCGACCACCGGCATTTGAACAAAGAGGTCCCGGAGTTCGAGCATCAGGTCCCGACTTCGGAGAACCTGGCGGTAGCCATCTGGAAGCGATTGCAGCCCAAGTTGAGTGTTGCGCGGCTGCACCGGGTAAGGCTGTATGAAACCTCCGATTTGTTCGTAGATTTTTACGGAGAAGCATGAAAGCGCATCTGACACGGCGATACAGGTTTTCAGCCTCGCACCGGCTGCATAATGACGCTATGACAGCGGAAGAAAACTGGGCGACGTATGGCAAATGCAACAATCCGCACGGCCACGGACACAATTATGTTCTGGAGGTCACGGTCAGCGGACAGGTGGACCCGAGCACAGGCATGGTGTGCAATCTTGCTGACCTCGATGGCTTTGTAGAGCAGGAGATTGTAGAGCGCTACGGCTACATGAACCTCAACACACTGGATGAATTCCAGAAGCTGGTTCCTACAACCGAGAATCTGTGCCTGGAAATTTTTGGACGGCTACAGAAAGGATTTCGTCCCGCAAAGGTTGAGAAAATAAGGATTGAAGAGACCATGATGAACTCATTCGAATATGCCGGCGGCGGAGAATTGGCGCATTAATTATGGGGAAGTCTAGTGATGGGAAGGGAAGTATGAAGTCAAAAATAGAGCCGGTTTCGTTGACCGGAGCCAGCACCGAAGAGCTGTTGCGTGAGCTATTAATACGACTGGGCGAAGACCCAGAGCGTGAAGGACTGCTGCGCACGCCAGAGCGTATGGGACGAGCTTTGCAATATCTGACCAAAGGCTATCAGGAAGATCCGGAAGAGTTGCTCAAGGGGGCGATGTTCACCGTGGATTACGATGAGATGGTCATCGTCAAAGACGTGGAGATGTTCAGCCTGTGCGAGCACCACATACTGCCTTTCTTCGGAAAAGTGCATGTTGCCTACATTCCCAAGGGAAAAGTGATCGGGTTAAGCAAGATCCCGCGGCTGATTGATGCTTTCGCCCGTCGCCTGCAAGTGCAGGAGAGGCTGACCACGCAGATTGCCGAATGTATTCAGAACGCTATCAAGCCCGAAGGCGTAGGTGTTGTCATCGAGGCGCGCCATCTTTGCATGATGATGCGCGGAGTGGAAAAACAACACTCGTCAGCGGTGACTTCTTCCATGCTGGGCTCCTTCCGCGAGCAGCAGCAGACGCGTGATGAATTTCTCGCTCTGATCCGGCAGAAGAGCAGCAACGGGTTCTGACCTCACATGCCAGCTAAGAAAGCCCCTACGAAAAACTCACAGTCACTTCAGGGCAAGGTTGCTGTGATCACCGGCGCCAGCCGTGGCATCGGACTTGCAATCGCAGGGGTACTGGCCGAAGCCGGATGCAAGCTTTGTATCACGGCCCGCAACTACGGGCCCTTGCAGAAAGCTGCGCAAGAGCTTAAAGCACACAAGACGGAAGTCCTGGCAAAGACCTGCGATGTTGGCGATCCTGCATCTGTGGCTGATTTTTTTCACGCAGTCAAAAAGCAGTTTAAGAAAATTGACATCCTTATTAACAATGCCGGTCTGGCGCACCCGCTTGCTGATATAGAAAAACTGGAGTGGGAAGTATGGCAACAGGTCATCCAGGTCAACCTCTCCGGATTGTTTCTGGTCACCCATTCGGCGCTTCCGCTGCTGAATTCGAAGGGCACGATTGTGAATAATCTCTCGGTTGCCGCCAGGCAGGTTTTTAAAGGTTTTTCCGCCTATAATGCCTCCAAATTCGGCGCCCTGGGTTTCACCGAAACCCTGCGTGAAGAGGTGCGCGGACGCGGCATTCGAGTGCTGGCACTCATCCCCGGTGCTGTGGATACGGAGATCTGGCAGCAGTTCTGGCCCGAGGCGCCACGCGAGCGCATGGTTTCTCCCAAGGTTGTTGCCCAGGCGGTGCTGCATGCCATCACTGTGCCGGAGGGAACTTCGGTTTCTGAATTGGTGATTGGGCCAGTGGAAGGAACACTTTAGGAGGCTGAGGACGCATGATCCGTCGCTGTGATGACCGCGATTTTGAGCTGATTTGGGCCATCATCAACGATGGCGCGCAGGCTTATAAAGGGATTATCCCTGCAGATCGCTGGACAGAACCGTATATGTCCCGGGAGAAATTGCAGCATGAAATCGATGAAGGTGTTGTGTTCTGGGGCTACGAGGAGACCGGGACGCTAGCAGGCGTAATGGGCCTGCAACAGGTCCAGGACGTGACTCTCATTCGTCACGCCTATGTTCGGACCAGCAGCCAGAAGCGAGGGATTGGAGCACACTTGCTGTCTCATTTGCGGGAGCTGGCGAACGGTCCGGTATTGATCGGCACGTGGGCTGATGCGGTCTGGGCGATCGGCTTTTACGAAAGATACGGCTTTCAAATCGTTGGTCCCCAGGAGAAGGACCGGCTGCTCAAAAAGTATTGGACTATACCCGAACGCCAGATTGAAACGTCCGTAGTTCTGGCAGACGCGAAGTGGCGGGAGCTCAGCGGTGAGGCGTAACGCTTCCTTGACTCGTTCTAAAACAGCCTACGTCACTATTCGTAGGAAAACCGCTGCGGTCTGGCAGGGAAGAGTTTGATCAGGAGCAGGCCGGCGAGAAATCCTCCAACGTGGGCCCACACGGCCACCCCGCCCGTGTTTTGGTTGGAAGATGTAATCGTGCTGGCGGCTCCCGTGAGGAACTGCACCACGAACCAATAGCCCAGGATGATCCAGGCAGGCAGCCAGGTTAAAAACACGAAGAAAAACGGCACCAGAGTCAAGACACGCGCCGAAGGATACAGCAGGAAATACGCTCCCATAACACCGGCAATCGCGCCACTGGCGCCCACCGTGGGATTGGTGGAGTGCAAGTTAAAAACCGTGTGCACCAGATCGGCCAGGACTCCACAAGACAGATAGAATCCAAGATAGGGCAGATGTCCAAGGTGGTCTTCAACGTTATCGCCGAAGATCCACAGAAACCACATATTGAAGATGATGTGCCACCAGCCACCGTGCAAAAACATCGAGGTCAGAACGGGCAAGACGGCTTCGAGAAAGCCAACGTGGTGGTTTCCGCCGATCCAGGCGGTTATGTTCGCGGGCACAGCGCCAAATTGCGTAAGGAAGAGACCTTGCTGCTCGGGCGAAAGTGTCTGCTGAAAGAGAAAAATCAAAACATTGAGAGCGATCAGAAAGTAATTCACATACGGCGTGGTGTAGCGGGGAGCGTCATCGCGGATAGGGATCATTGGATCGGGAAATAACTATATAGAATACATAATGTAAGGTTGAGATTCAGAATATGGATGGAGTGTTGGTTCTCGATAAGCCGGGCGGGATCACGTCGCATGACGCGGTCAACCGCTTGCGCCGGATTACCGGCGAGCGTTCGATTGGCCACTTAGGCACGCTTGACCCTATGGCAACCGGAGTTTTGCCCATGCTGCTGGGACGCATGACACGGCTGGCACAATTTTATCTGCATTGTGAGAAGGAGTATGAAGGCGAAATTCGGCTGGGATTTGCCACTGATACCTACGATGCCACCGGAGAACCAACCGGATCTTCCAACCAGGTAAATTGCTCGGAAGTTCAGATACGGGAAGTCGCTGAGAGATTCGTGGGAGTGATTGAGCAGACGCCGCCGTCATACTCCGCCAAGAAAATCGCAGGCGTGCCTGCCTATAAGCTGGCCCGCAAAAAACAGACAGTCGAATTGAAGCCAGTGAAAGTCGAAATCAAACAATTTGAGATTGCCGGCGTACAAGGCGATCGCGTGGCGTTTCGCGCTCAAGTCGCCTCGGGAACTTACTTACGTTCCTTGGCCCATGATCTGGGTCAGCAACTGGGAGTCGGCGGTCATCTTGCCCGCCTTCGCAGAACCGCAGTGGGGGAGTTTAAGATAGAAGATGCCTGCAGATTAGAGGACTTAGAGTGTAAAGGAGAAGGATCAGCCCCATCTTTAATGTCCGATAACGAATATTATGTAAAATCTACAATGGATCAGTATTTGCGCCATCCTCGCACGCTGCTTCCGGGCTTTCCCAGTGTTACCGCGCCGCCTGAGGCCCTGCCCCGCCTGTTGAACGGTAACTCGGTAAATCTGCCTGAATTCTCTTCAGCCAAGTTGGTCAAAGTGTTTCGCAACCAGACTGAGCTGGTTGCCATCGTCCAACGAGTTGCGGGTTCGCTGTTCCAGCCTAAGGTCGTATTGGGATCTGCACAGGAGCAGCCAGTCGAAATGGTTCAGCCCCGATAAGCTACGCGACTGGGCTTAGCAGGTCTTTAAGCTCGCGTTCAAAGCTTTTTAGCTTTTCCAGTAGCTCGGGGGTGGCTTCAACAATTTCCCGTTTGGCCTGAAAGACCTTGCGACCATCTTTTTCCACTAAAACTCCCATGACTTCGCCCATGCGCCGTCCCGGCGAACCAATCATGCTCAAACCATTTGGAGTAGCCTCAAACAAGGCGATGCATTGATCGCGGACTACACCCAAGGCCTGAGGATAGCGGTCGAACTGTTCGATGTCGAAGCCTGCCTGGTAAATGCGGGCAAGTTGTTCAGCGGGATCAGGCATAGACTAGGATTCTAGCAAGGCGGACAGGAAAAATTCCTGGCCTGATGGAGCAAATTCGGGAAAGCGCCGTAGTTCTCAAGCATGGCAAAACGTCCGCTGACGAGCGTAACGGGGCACGGCGAGCTCGTTTCAGCGCGGACTTGTTACCTTCTCCCATACGACAACGTACTGAGCCTCCGTGCCAGTTGTTGGGTCAATAGCACGGGCTGTGATGGTTAGGGTGCTCCCATTCAACTCATAAAATCGGACTTGATCGGTACCATTCCAGACTTCGTTCCAAGAAATATCGACGTGATGGGTGACCTTGCCGGCCTCTACCGAGTAAGTGCCCGCATACGCGAACATTGTCTTGTGGAGCGCTACTTGCTCTTCGTCTGTCAGAGCGAGGTCGAGTGGCACTATGCGTCCGCTCGAGGTTCCGATCGCATGCATCCGCCCGTCCGCAGAGTAACTAAGGTACCCAATCGGATGCTCGCCGTACGGAGTTGACCTCTCACCCGTGCCTGTGGTCATTACATGTGACTTCAATTTCCATGTGCCCAGCAATGGGTTCCCGCTCGCGAGCCCGGCAGTGGATCCAGTGACGGCTTTCATATTAGCCTCCGTTTCGCTTTGATTGCACCGGATCGGCGGCGTGCCACTGCCCAAGAGGATGCGGAGTCCGATTCGTAGCGTGACGCTAGAAGCTGGCAGCTAGGAGTTTTACCTACATCTTATAGCGGCCGAGGTCTTCGTCGTTGAGCGACTCCAGCCACTTGCGCAGCTCATCGGAGCTGACACGCTCATTGATGGAGCTGGCGAGCTTGGAAGATTTCAGGACTTCGTCTTCCACGTAGATCGGGCAATCGAGGCGCAGGGCGAGGGCCAGCGCATCTGAGGGGCGTGAGTCTATGCTGATGACGTGACCGTCGCGTTCCATCCAGATGACAGCGTAGAAAGTATCGTCACGCAGTTCACTCACGACGACTTTGTGGACGTGGGTGTTGAGCCCGGTGAGCACGTTCTTGATCAGGTCATGTGTCATCGGACGCGGGGTTGTGACCTTCTCGATCTCCAGGGCAATGGCGTTGGCCTCGTAGACACCGACCCAGATCGGCAATACGGTATCGCCGCCTACGTCCTTGAGGACCACAATAGGCATATTGGTCACCGGATCCATCATCAATCCACGAATTTTCATTTCAACTTCCATTGTTATTCTCCCCGAATCCTTCAAGCTATCATTTCGCCTACCAGGCTATTGGGAAAACTTCCCGTTACTCTAATTAAATGATAAGAACCAACCTCTGGCGACGTCTCGGCGGCAGCGGTAAAATTCAGTGTTTTGTTCTGCGAAGTGCGCCCGATCCACTGATGGCGGGCCTCGTTCTTCCCTTCTACCATTACTTCAAGAACACTTCCTATCTGCTTGCTGTAATTGATTCTTTGAATCTCGCGCTGGCGGTCCATAAGTATCGCAAGCCGCTTTGCTTTCTCCTCGTCCACAATGCTGTCAATCATGCTGATCGCGGGAGTGTGAGGGCGCGGCGAATATTTGAAAGCAAAAACGCCGTCGTATTGCACTTCATCGAGCAATGTGATGGTTTGCTCAAAATCGGAGTTGGTTTCGCCGGGGAAACCAACAATGACGTCCGTCGTAAGACTGATGGGACGCTTGGCTTCTTTGATCCAGCCGATGCGCTCCAGGTATTCTTCGCGGGTATACAGGCGCATCATGGCTTTGAGCGTGTTGGAAGAGCCGCTTTGCACCGGCAGATGCACGTGATCGCAGAGTGTGGGAACAGAATCAATCGCTTCTACGATGTCGCGGGTGAAATCGCGGGGATGCGAAGTGGTAAAGCGCACGCGGCGAATGCCTGTGACCTGCCCGACTGCGGCCAGCAAATCAGCAAACGACTTTTTGCCACTGGGGTCGAGGTACGAATTTACAGTTTGCCCGAGAAGCTGGATATCGGTGTAGCCGGCATCAGCCATCTTCTGGGCCTCGGCCAGCACGGAATCTGATGTGCGGCTGCGCTCCTTGCCGCGGGTATAAGGAACGATGCAGTAAGAGCAGAACTTGTCGCATCCTTCAATAATGGTGATGTATCCGCGATGCGGATTGCTGCGCGCAGTGAACTCGGTCTCAAAGGTTTCATCGGTCTGGCGGTCATCCAGGCCGGTGACGCGTGAGTTCCCTGCTTCAAGCTGCACCAGCATTTGAGGAAGATTGCGATACGAAGCTGATCCGGCGACGAGTGAAACATAAGGAGCGCGCTCGAAAATCTTCTCGCCTTCCTGCTGCGCCACGCATCCTAGCACGCCAAAGCGCTTGCCTTGTTTATGGAATTTCTTGAAATCGTTCAGGCGATTGAAGACCTTTTGTTCGGCCTTGTCGCGGATGGAGCAGGTGTTGTAGAGGACCAATCCGGCCTCTTCCACACTTTCCACTTGGCGGTAACCTTGTGCGACAAGTGTGCCGATGACCTTCTCCGAGTCATGGACGTTCATTTGGCAGCCAAAGGTCTCGATAAAGAACGTCTTTTCGAGCGATTGCGGCATGGTTGATGAGTTCAGTATAGCGCAATCAGACCGAGTGTTTGCCCAATATCGAAGCACCTACAGTTAAAATACGCGAAATCATGTCCTTAGCTTTTGTAAAAATTATGTCTTGTGCTTGACACGTCTGCTCATGGCTGGCACTTTGCAGGGTGAATTGATCTAATTCGAGAAAGAATCTGTGGCGGTTTTCTCGTCGTGGTAAATCTGGAAAAGTTCCACCAGGCCGACTCGCTTAAGCGACTGCAGAGCATATTCGGAAGGATTCACTAACTTGGCGTTGCCACCGCGTTGCTTGACTGCGGTAAGCGTGCGCACCAGGACTCCGATGCCGCTGGAGTCGAGCAACTTGACGTCGCTGAGGTCGAAGACGATACGCGAGTTACCCGAGCCCAGGGTCTGGGTGACGGTCCTGCGAAGGTTATCCACGGCATCGCCCACCATGAGGTCGCCGCGCATGCTGATGACCTGCACGTTCCGGTTTGCGTCTTTGCGGACTTGTATTTCCATGTTGACTCCGCCCACAATGGAGACCTCAGGACTCTCAGCAGATTATAGGCAAAATCGTTGTCTTGTGAAAGGGCGACGATTTGTGATTTCCACTACCGAAAGTACTTACCGCAATATGAAATTTTCGAACAACAAACCTCGAGTGGCTTCCGAACAGGAGATGTGGAATGCAAAATACCAGGCAGGCTCGCATACATCGTTGAAGCCCGATCCATTTTTGCTGCAAGCAGATAAGGATTATGTGCAGCCGCTGTTGCCGGCACGGGGCGATGTGCTGGATCTAGCCGGCGGCGTGGGCCGCCATTCCTTGTTTTACGCTAAGCGAGGCTGGAAGGCGACGCTCATTGACGTCTCAGACCTAGGGACCGCTTTGGCGCAGAAGAATGCCCGCCGCAGAAAATTGAAAATCGAAACCATTACGGCTGATCTGAACCACTATAATCTGCGACAGTTGCCGCAGCGGTTTGATCTAATCCTTGGGTTTTTCTATTTGCAGAGAAACCACTTCCCTGCTCTGGTTGATGTGCTCAAACCCGCCGGTTTGCTGATCTATAAAACCTATCTGCTAGGCACGGTGAAGGGGCCGACGCATCCTTTGCATCTGCTCGAGCCAAACGAACTCTTGCGCGATTTCCCTGGATTAAGGGTGCTGCACTACCGGGAAACCGTGGGAGAAAGCCGCACGGCGGAGTTTGTGGGCAAAAAGGAGTAAAGAATATTCCTGGTTGTTCGTCGCGATTCCCTGCTGTTGTATCCTTTATATTCCTAACTCAGGAGGTTTCTTATGTCGTCTACTGCAATGGACATCAACGCACTCAAAGACCGTATGCGTGACACCTGGATGGCCGGGGATTTCGGCATCATCGCCACCTACATCGTTGCTGCCGCGAATGATTTCATTGGCCGCCTGAATATCGCGTCAGCCAGCCGCGTGCTTGATGTGGCCTGCGGTACCGGCAACACGGCCATTCCGGCAGCCCGCGCCGGAGCGGTGGTTACGGGAGTGGATATCGCTTCGAACCTGATCGAGCAGGCGCGCGCTCGAGCAGCGAAAGAAGGCGTAAAAGCCACGTTCGAAGAAGGCGATGCCGAGCAATTGAAATTTGCCGACGGCTCTTTTGACGCGGTGGTGACCATGTTCGGCGCCATGTTTGCGCCACGCCCCGAGCGCGTGGTCGCCGAGTTCCTGCGCGTGTGCCGGCCGGGAGGGATGATTGCCATGGCAAACTGGACGCCGGATGGATTTGTCGGCGAAAACTTCCGTGCCCAGGCCGCTCATGTTCCTCCTCCTCAGGGCGTTCCCAGGCCAGTGCTTTGGGGAGACGAAGCGACCGTGCGTGAGCGCTTCGGCAAAGGTGTGAGCAAAATCACATGCTCCCGCCAGATGTGCATCTTCAAATTTCCCTTTCCACCCCGCGAGGTGGTGCAGCTCTTCCGCCGGTACTTTGGCCCAACGCAGGTTGCATTCTCCACCCTCGATGCCGGCAAGCAAGCGGCGCTGGCTGCCGATCTCGAAGCCGTGTGGAACAAGCACAATCAGGTGAAAGACGGCACGACTCTGGTCGAGGGAGAGTATCTCGAGGTAAAAGCCATCCGGGCGTAGAGAAGCAAGGCTTAACCGCAGAGGACGCAAAGGAACGCAGAGGCGCACAAATATTCTGCGAGAAGAACTAGGGGATGTTGCCCTAGAATTCCTTCAATTGCTGGCAATATCCCTTGAAGTTGCGGGTAGTTTCAGTCATCGAGTCGCCGCCGAATTTTTCTAAGGCGCTGCGGGCCAGGGTGAGTGCGACCATGGCTTCGCCTGCGACTCCGGCGGCGGGGACAACGCACACATCCGAGCGCTCATAGGCCGCCTTGACGGCCTCGCGGGTTTTAAAGTCTACCGATTCCAGCGGACGCCGCAAGGTGGAAATGGGCTTCAGGTAACCACGCACGATGATGTCCTGTCCGTTGGAGATGCCGCCTTCGATGCCACCGGCGTGGTTTGATTTTCGCGTGAAGCCGGTGAAAGGAAGGTTGTTCCCTTTTTGGTAACCGATCTCATCGTGCACTTGGGAGCCAAAGGAAAGCGCGGAGGCCACGCCGGTTCCGATCTCCACGGCCTTGACCGCCTGTAATGACATCACAGCGGCTGCGAGGTGGGTATCGAGACGCTCATCCCAGTTGGCGTAGGTGCCAAGGCCGGGAGGCACGTTGTGTGCGACAACTTCAAAAACGCCGCCGATAGAGTCGCCGGTCTTGAGGGCGCGGTCTACTTCGGCCTTCATGCGCTGCTCGGTCTCTTCGTCTACGCAGTTGAGCAGAACTTCTTCGCGGCCATGAAGGGCCTGGAGTCGCTCCCAGGGGATTTCGTCCAGGTTCAAGCGGGCGCTGCCCACGGCGACCACGTGGCTTAGAACTTCAATGCCTAATTCCCGCAGGAAGAGCTTGGCCAGAGCGCCAACGGCAACACGGGCGGCTGACTCGCGGGCCGAGGCGCGTTCGAGGATGTAGCGTGCTTCGGGAAAGTTGTACTTGAGGGCGCCCGCGAGATCGGCGTGTCCGGGACGAGGCGACTTTACTTCCTTGTGTTTCTCCGGATCGCCCGCGGCAACCGGCAGCGACTCCTGCCAGTTCTGCCAGTCCTTATTGGCCAGCGTAAGCGCAATGGGCGAGCCGATGGTCTGACCGTGGCGCACGCCAGAGAGGATGTGGGCGGTGTCGCGCTCAATGCGCATGCGTCCGCCGCGTCCGTAGCCTTGTTGACGACGCCATAACTCGCGGTTGACGAATTCCTCGTCAACCTTCAATCCGGCGGGCATGCCGGAGAGCAACGCAACCAGAGCCTCGCCGTGAGACTCACCTGAGGTAGAGAATCGAAGCATAAACCTATAGGTTACAGCAAAAAGTAGATTTGTTGATATCCGTAGAAGCTGGAGATACATGTGCCACTTTTCGATAAGCTGACTGTACACCACCGGCTAGTGCGACCATTGGGCAGGAAGCCCCTAGCTTTCACTTTCCGGTCGCACGCCATCAGCCGCGCGTTACGGCAAAGATCTGGAACTGGCCTGGAATATCGCGCGAAATTAGGATCTGGTAGGCACCTTCTGGAACTTCATCCTCCAGAGGAATGTTCCTGGCAAGGCTGTTCAAGACCGCAGACGGCTCAACATCCCA
Protein-coding sequences here:
- a CDS encoding VOC family protein, with product MQLYPYLTFDGECEAAFKFYEECLRGRTIFMVTYENTPMDLQAPPDWRKKISHATFALAEFMFYGADALPGHYQKPQGFALQLNLSNAVEAERIFNALAKNGMVQMPLQETFWALRFGVLVDQFGIQWHINCEKPA
- a CDS encoding TlpA disulfide reductase family protein, with the protein product MGLLLAFLLACGCDRGSEPNLVGKRAPDFTVKDSDRTVSLHDLHGKVIVLNFWATWCPPCVEEVPSLVAMQSQLKDRVNVLAVSVDQDPDTYHRFLRQYNVNLLTVRDPVTNSNPEEPNASTLYGTTKLYKTDGYPETFIIDTQGVIRRKFIGPVEWTKPEIMEYLKQL
- a CDS encoding 6-carboxytetrahydropterin synthase encodes the protein MVYLTRRTEFSASHYYHNPEFSAEENRRIFGKCNNPHGHGHNYTLEVTVKGEIDSKSGFVVDLKQLKDIMNREVIDALDHRHLNKEVPEFEHQVPTSENLAVAIWKRLQPKLSVARLHRVRLYETSDLFVDFYGEA
- a CDS encoding 6-carboxytetrahydropterin synthase, whose protein sequence is MKAHLTRRYRFSASHRLHNDAMTAEENWATYGKCNNPHGHGHNYVLEVTVSGQVDPSTGMVCNLADLDGFVEQEIVERYGYMNLNTLDEFQKLVPTTENLCLEIFGRLQKGFRPAKVEKIRIEETMMNSFEYAGGGELAH
- the folE gene encoding GTP cyclohydrolase I FolE, which encodes MKSKIEPVSLTGASTEELLRELLIRLGEDPEREGLLRTPERMGRALQYLTKGYQEDPEELLKGAMFTVDYDEMVIVKDVEMFSLCEHHILPFFGKVHVAYIPKGKVIGLSKIPRLIDAFARRLQVQERLTTQIAECIQNAIKPEGVGVVIEARHLCMMMRGVEKQHSSAVTSSMLGSFREQQQTRDEFLALIRQKSSNGF
- a CDS encoding SDR family NAD(P)-dependent oxidoreductase, which translates into the protein MPAKKAPTKNSQSLQGKVAVITGASRGIGLAIAGVLAEAGCKLCITARNYGPLQKAAQELKAHKTEVLAKTCDVGDPASVADFFHAVKKQFKKIDILINNAGLAHPLADIEKLEWEVWQQVIQVNLSGLFLVTHSALPLLNSKGTIVNNLSVAARQVFKGFSAYNASKFGALGFTETLREEVRGRGIRVLALIPGAVDTEIWQQFWPEAPRERMVSPKVVAQAVLHAITVPEGTSVSELVIGPVEGTL
- a CDS encoding GNAT family N-acetyltransferase, whose translation is MIRRCDDRDFELIWAIINDGAQAYKGIIPADRWTEPYMSREKLQHEIDEGVVFWGYEETGTLAGVMGLQQVQDVTLIRHAYVRTSSQKRGIGAHLLSHLRELANGPVLIGTWADAVWAIGFYERYGFQIVGPQEKDRLLKKYWTIPERQIETSVVLADAKWRELSGEA
- a CDS encoding rhomboid family intramembrane serine protease is translated as MIPIRDDAPRYTTPYVNYFLIALNVLIFLFQQTLSPEQQGLFLTQFGAVPANITAWIGGNHHVGFLEAVLPVLTSMFLHGGWWHIIFNMWFLWIFGDNVEDHLGHLPYLGFYLSCGVLADLVHTVFNLHSTNPTVGASGAIAGVMGAYFLLYPSARVLTLVPFFFVFLTWLPAWIILGYWFVVQFLTGAASTITSSNQNTGGVAVWAHVGGFLAGLLLIKLFPARPQRFSYE
- the truB gene encoding tRNA pseudouridine(55) synthase TruB; protein product: MDGVLVLDKPGGITSHDAVNRLRRITGERSIGHLGTLDPMATGVLPMLLGRMTRLAQFYLHCEKEYEGEIRLGFATDTYDATGEPTGSSNQVNCSEVQIREVAERFVGVIEQTPPSYSAKKIAGVPAYKLARKKQTVELKPVKVEIKQFEIAGVQGDRVAFRAQVASGTYLRSLAHDLGQQLGVGGHLARLRRTAVGEFKIEDACRLEDLECKGEGSAPSLMSDNEYYVKSTMDQYLRHPRTLLPGFPSVTAPPEALPRLLNGNSVNLPEFSSAKLVKVFRNQTELVAIVQRVAGSLFQPKVVLGSAQEQPVEMVQPR
- a CDS encoding lipocalin-like domain-containing protein, with translation MKAVTGSTAGLASGNPLLGTWKLKSHVMTTGTGERSTPYGEHPIGYLSYSADGRMHAIGTSSGRIVPLDLALTDEEQVALHKTMFAYAGTYSVEAGKVTHHVDISWNEVWNGTDQVRFYELNGSTLTITARAIDPTTGTEAQYVVVWEKVTSPR
- a CDS encoding bifunctional nuclease family protein encodes the protein MEVEMKIRGLMMDPVTNMPIVVLKDVGGDTVLPIWVGVYEANAIALEIEKVTTPRPMTHDLIKNVLTGLNTHVHKVVVSELRDDTFYAVIWMERDGHVISIDSRPSDALALALRLDCPIYVEDEVLKSSKLASSINERVSSDELRKWLESLNDEDLGRYKM
- the miaB gene encoding tRNA (N6-isopentenyl adenosine(37)-C2)-methylthiotransferase MiaB produces the protein MPQSLEKTFFIETFGCQMNVHDSEKVIGTLVAQGYRQVESVEEAGLVLYNTCSIRDKAEQKVFNRLNDFKKFHKQGKRFGVLGCVAQQEGEKIFERAPYVSLVAGSASYRNLPQMLVQLEAGNSRVTGLDDRQTDETFETEFTARSNPHRGYITIIEGCDKFCSYCIVPYTRGKERSRTSDSVLAEAQKMADAGYTDIQLLGQTVNSYLDPSGKKSFADLLAAVGQVTGIRRVRFTTSHPRDFTRDIVEAIDSVPTLCDHVHLPVQSGSSNTLKAMMRLYTREEYLERIGWIKEAKRPISLTTDVIVGFPGETNSDFEQTITLLDEVQYDGVFAFKYSPRPHTPAISMIDSIVDEEKAKRLAILMDRQREIQRINYSKQIGSVLEVMVEGKNEARHQWIGRTSQNKTLNFTAAAETSPEVGSYHLIRVTGSFPNSLVGEMIA
- a CDS encoding STAS domain-containing protein, whose translation is MEIQVRKDANRNVQVISMRGDLMVGDAVDNLRRTVTQTLGSGNSRIVFDLSDVKLLDSSGIGVLVRTLTAVKQRGGNAKLVNPSEYALQSLKRVGLVELFQIYHDEKTATDSFSN